In Flavivirga abyssicola, the following are encoded in one genomic region:
- the metF gene encoding methylenetetrahydrofolate reductase [NAD(P)H] — translation MKVIDHIKKANGKTLFSFEIIPPQKGRNIQELYNNIDPLMEFKPPFIDVTTSREQYIYIDKGDGLLDRKITRMRPGTVGICAAIKHKYNVDTVPHVLCGGFTKEETEYLLVDCHYLGIENVMALRGDAMSHQKYFEPSKGGNHYATDLVAQIQNLNYGKYLHDVIESNHKSDFCIGVAGYPEKHMEAPSMQADLRRLKEKVDAGADYVVTQMFFDNKKYFEFVEKAKKAGINIPIIPGIKPLAVKRHLQILPQVFKIDLPEDLVDEVEKCKDNKQVRQVGVEWAIKQSEELKKAGVPVLHYYSMGKSDNIKAIASQLF, via the coding sequence ATGAAAGTAATAGACCATATTAAAAAAGCCAACGGAAAAACATTGTTTTCGTTCGAAATTATTCCACCACAAAAGGGAAGGAACATTCAGGAACTGTATAATAATATAGATCCTTTAATGGAATTTAAACCCCCTTTTATTGATGTAACAACTTCCAGAGAACAGTATATCTATATCGATAAAGGCGACGGGTTATTAGATAGAAAAATAACACGTATGCGTCCAGGTACAGTTGGTATCTGTGCGGCTATTAAACATAAGTATAATGTAGATACGGTGCCACATGTGTTATGTGGTGGTTTTACCAAAGAAGAGACAGAATATTTATTAGTAGATTGCCATTATTTAGGTATAGAGAACGTGATGGCTTTACGAGGTGATGCTATGAGTCATCAAAAATATTTTGAACCTTCAAAAGGAGGGAATCACTATGCAACAGATTTAGTGGCTCAAATTCAGAATTTAAACTATGGCAAGTATTTACACGATGTTATAGAGTCTAATCATAAATCTGATTTTTGTATTGGTGTTGCAGGTTATCCTGAAAAACATATGGAAGCGCCTTCTATGCAAGCAGACTTAAGACGTCTTAAAGAAAAGGTTGATGCAGGGGCAGATTATGTAGTCACACAAATGTTTTTTGATAATAAAAAATACTTTGAATTTGTAGAAAAAGCGAAAAAAGCAGGAATTAATATCCCTATTATTCCAGGGATAAAGCCGTTAGCAGTAAAACGTCATTTACAAATACTTCCTCAAGTTTTTAAAATAGATTTACCAGAAGATTTAGTTGATGAAGTAGAAAAGTGTAAAGATAATAAACAGGTAAGACAAGTGGGAGTAGAATGGGCTATAAAGCAATCTGAAGAACTTAAAAAAGCAGGTGTTCCAGTACTACATTATTACTCTATGGGTAAAAGTGATAATATAAAAGCCATTGCATCACAGTTATTTTGA
- a CDS encoding head GIN domain-containing protein, which translates to MKRIVYILVLFLTIACDSENAGDCFQKTGRIVQQEIVVDSFDKIFVNRDIELIIKEGMEQQVIVESGENLMNDVKAVVLDGKLTLTDSNNCNYVRDYGVTKVYVTSPNITEIRSSTQYDISSDGVLTYPSLTILSEDFGDPDSITNANFRLQIDNNTFRLVFNNLSNCFISGKTENLNLTFASGTSRFEGRNLIAQNVKLWNRSSNDMIVNPQQEIKGTISGVGHVISVNRPPIVEVNQLYKGRLIFE; encoded by the coding sequence ATGAAAAGAATAGTTTACATATTAGTTTTGTTTTTAACAATAGCTTGCGATAGTGAAAACGCTGGAGATTGTTTTCAGAAAACAGGGCGTATAGTTCAACAGGAAATAGTAGTAGATTCTTTTGATAAAATATTTGTCAATCGCGATATAGAACTCATTATTAAAGAAGGAATGGAACAGCAAGTTATTGTTGAATCTGGTGAAAATTTAATGAATGATGTAAAAGCAGTTGTTTTAGATGGTAAGCTAACATTAACCGATAGTAACAATTGTAATTATGTGCGAGATTATGGTGTTACTAAAGTTTACGTGACATCTCCAAATATAACAGAAATTAGGAGCTCTACACAGTATGATATAAGTTCAGATGGCGTTTTAACTTATCCAAGTTTAACTATTCTATCGGAAGATTTTGGTGATCCAGATAGCATTACAAATGCTAATTTTAGGTTACAGATCGATAATAATACATTTAGATTAGTTTTTAATAATTTATCTAATTGTTTTATTTCGGGTAAAACAGAAAACCTAAATCTTACTTTTGCATCTGGGACCTCACGTTTTGAAGGCCGAAATCTTATAGCCCAAAATGTAAAATTATGGAATAGATCATCTAACGATATGATTGTAAACCCCCAACAAGAAATTAAAGGTACTATTTCTGGAGTGGGTCATGTGATTTCTGTAAATCGCCCACCAATCGTTGAGGTTAATCAATTATATAAAGGACGCTTGATTTTTGAATAA
- a CDS encoding acyloxyacyl hydrolase translates to MRVFLICIFCTVFSVSFSQEKKHTSYIDVNYAKGNIVLHNNDILHLIKGRPEGIILGWNKKTYGYNDWEQHYNYPDYGVSFAYQNLKNDVLGNNYSLYAHYNFYFLKRHLMLRIGQGLALTTNPYDKEENFRNIAFGTKIMSSTLLMLNYKKERIIDRFGLQAGLSFIHYSNGNVKAPNTSINNMVLNIGVTYNLDEAEPEYVSTLDNENKEKFTQPIKYNIAFRSGVNESDTVDSGQFPFYIFSAYADKRVNVKSAWQLGADVFFSRFLKEHIYYRSVAFPEDNLSGNEDYKRVGVFAGHELFINKTSLITQLGYYVYYPYDFEGRTYLRVGLKRYFGDKWFGALTLKSHGAKAEAIEFGVGVRL, encoded by the coding sequence ATGAGGGTATTTTTAATCTGTATTTTTTGTACAGTGTTCAGCGTTTCTTTCTCACAAGAAAAGAAGCATACGTCTTATATAGATGTCAATTATGCTAAAGGAAACATAGTCTTGCATAATAACGATATACTACATTTAATTAAAGGGCGCCCAGAGGGAATTATTTTAGGTTGGAATAAAAAAACCTACGGGTATAACGATTGGGAACAACACTATAATTACCCAGATTACGGTGTGTCTTTTGCCTACCAAAATCTAAAAAACGATGTTTTAGGGAATAATTATTCATTGTATGCGCATTACAATTTCTACTTTTTGAAACGTCATTTAATGTTACGTATTGGTCAAGGTTTGGCTTTAACGACCAACCCTTATGATAAAGAAGAAAATTTTAGAAATATAGCCTTTGGAACTAAAATTATGAGTAGTACTCTTTTAATGCTTAATTACAAAAAAGAGCGTATTATAGATAGGTTTGGATTACAAGCAGGGTTATCATTTATTCACTATTCCAATGGTAATGTAAAAGCACCAAATACGAGTATTAACAATATGGTTCTAAATATTGGAGTGACTTATAATTTAGACGAGGCAGAACCCGAATATGTGTCAACACTTGATAATGAAAATAAAGAAAAATTCACACAACCCATAAAATATAATATTGCTTTTAGAAGTGGTGTTAATGAAAGTGATACAGTTGATAGTGGACAATTCCCTTTTTATATTTTTTCTGCTTATGCGGATAAGCGTGTAAATGTAAAAAGTGCATGGCAGTTAGGAGCCGATGTTTTCTTTTCAAGATTTTTAAAAGAACATATTTATTATAGATCGGTTGCCTTTCCTGAAGATAATTTATCAGGAAATGAGGATTATAAAAGAGTAGGTGTTTTTGCAGGTCATGAATTATTTATTAATAAAACGTCGCTTATTACACAGTTGGGATATTATGTCTATTATCCTTACGATTTTGAAGGACGTACCTATTTAAGGGTTGGTTTAAAACGTTATTTTGGTGATAAGTGGTTTGGAGCATTAACACTAAAATCACATGGAGCCAAAGCTGAGGCAATAGAATTTGGAGTTGGTGTTAGACTATAA